In Strix aluco isolate bStrAlu1 chromosome 22, bStrAlu1.hap1, whole genome shotgun sequence, a genomic segment contains:
- the SDF4 gene encoding 45 kDa calcium-binding protein, which yields MMSRQAFLCSLGSLYLSLLFVFLLMDVYARPANNSALKEKPADSKDENEILPPDHLNGVKMEMDGHLNKEFHQEVFLGKEMEEFEEDSEPRKNRKKLMVIFSKVDINNDKKIGAKEMQRWIMEKTDEHFQEAVEENKMHFRAVDPDGDGHVSWDEYKIKFLASKGFNEKEIAEKIKNNEELKIDEETQEVLDNLKDRWYQADNPPPDLLLNEEEFLSFLHPEHSRGMLKFMVKEIIRDLDQDGDKKLTLSEFISLPVGTVENQQAQDIDDDWVKDRRKEFEEVIDANHDGIVTMEELEEYMDPMNEYNALNEAKQMIAVADENQNHHLELEEILKYSEYFTGSKLMDYARNVHEEF from the exons atgatgtcAAGACAGGCCTTTCTCTGCAGTTTGGGATCTCTGTATTTGTCCCTTCTGTTTGTATTTCTTCTAATGGATGTTTATGCAAGGCCTGCAAATAATTCAGCCCTCAAGGAAAAGCCAGCTGACAGTAAAGATGAGAATGAGATCTTGCCTCCAGATCACTTGAACGGGGTCAAAATGGAGATGGATGGACATCTTAACAAAGAATTTCATCAAGAAGTTTTTCTAGGAAAAGAGATGGAAGAGTTTGAGGAAGATTCAGAACccagaaaaaataggaagaaactCATGGTCATCTTTTCAAA GGTGGatataaataatgataaaaagaTAGGTGCGAAAGAGATGCAGCGCTGGATCATGGAAAAGACAGATGAACATTTCCAGGAAGCTGTGGAAGAGAATAAAATGCACTTCCGAGCTGTGGACCCTGATGGTGATG GCCATGTGTCCTGGgatgaatataaaattaaatttttggcAAGTAAGGGCTTTAATGAAAAAGAGATTGCAGAGAAGATCAAAAACAATGAAGAGTTGAAAATAGATGAAGAAA CACAGGAAGTTTTAGATAACCTGAAGGATCGGTGGTACCAAGCTGACAACCCACCTCCTGATCTGTTGTTGAATGAAGAAGAATTCTTGTCCTTTCTTCATCCAGAACATAGTAGGGGAATGCTGAAGTTCATGGTGAAAGAAATCATCCGAGATTTGG ATCAAGACGGAGATAAGAAACTTACCCTTTCAGAGTTCATTTCATTACCTGTTGGTACTGTAGAGAACCAGCAAGCTCAGGATATTGATGATGACTGGGTAAAAGACAGAAGGAAGGAGTTTGAAGAGGTCATTGATGCTAACCACGATGGTATTGTCACAATGGAAGAGTTGGAG gAATATATGGATCCTATGAATGAATACAATGCCCTAAATGAAGCGAAGCAAATGATCGCAGTAGCAGATGAAAATCAAAATCATCACTTAGAGCTGGAGGAGATCCTGAAATACAGTGAATACTTCACAGGCAGCAAGCTTATGGACTATGCACGTAACGTCCATGAGGAGTTCTGA
- the B3GALT6 gene encoding beta-1,3-galactosyltransferase 6 — protein sequence MKLLRLLCRHKTALGLGGLSLFAVVLLYLAKCTSEGLRPLPAPRGLPHNQPAALPPRGVRGPQPPAAPPPSPEETAFLAVLITSGPKYSERRSIIRSTWLSAAGRPPHDDIWSRFVIGTGGLGAEELRSLELEQSRHRDLLLLPELRDSYENLTTKVLATYVWLDLHLDFQFALKADDDTFVRLDVLVEELRAKEPRRLYWGFFSGRGRVKSGGKWKESAWVLCDYYLPYALGGGYVISADLVHYLRLSRDYLNMWQSEDVSLGVWLAPIDVKRVHDPRFDTEYKSRGCNNKYIVTHKQSIEDMLEKHQTLAKEGKLCKEEVKLRLSYMYDWGVPPSQCCQRKDGIP from the coding sequence ATGAAGCTGCTGCGGCTGCTGTGCCGCCACAAGACGGCCCTGGGCCTGGGCGGCCTGTCGCTCTTCGCCGTGGTGCTGCTCTACCTGGCCAAGTGCACCTCCGAGGGCCTCcggcccctgccagccccccgcGGGCTCCCGCACAACCAGCCCGCGGCCCTGCCGCCGCGAGGTGTCAGGgggccgcagccccccgcggcTCCGCCGCCCTCCCCGGAGGAGACCGCCTTCCTGGCCGTGCTCATTACGAGCGGCCCCAAGTACAGCGAGCGTCGCAGCATCATCCGCAGCACGTGGCTCTCGGCCGCCGGGCGTCCCCCCCACGATGACATCTGGAGCCGCTTTGTGATCGGCACAGGCgggctgggggcagaggagcTTCGTAGcctggagctggagcagagccGGCACAGAGACCTCCTCCTTCTGCCAGAGCTGCGGGATTCCTACGAGAACCTGACTACTAAAGTCCTGGCCACGTACGTCTGGCTGGATCTGCACCTGGACTTCCAGTTTGCCCTGAAGGCCGATGACGATACCTTCGTACGCTTGgatgtgctggtggaagagctgaGAGCCAAGGAGCCGCGTCGCCTCTACTGGGGCTTCTTTTCTGGCCGCGGTCGAGTGAAATCTGGTGGCAAATGGAAAGAGAGCGCCTGGGTGCTCTGTGACTACTATCTACCATATGCTCTGGGTGGTGGTTATGTGATTTCTGCAGATCTGGTGCACTATTTGCGTCTTAGCAGAGACTACCTGAACATGTGGCAGAGTGAAGATGTCTCCCTGGGGGTGTGGCTGGCTCCCATTGACGTGAAGAGAGTGCACGACCCTCGTTTTGACACTGAGTATAAATCACGAGGTTGCAACAATAAGTACATAGTAACTCATAAGCAAAGCATCGAGGACATGCTGGAAAAGCACCAGACCCTGGCTAAAGAAGGAAAGCTCTGTAAGGAGGAGGTTAAGCTCAGGCTTTCCTACATGTATGACTGGGGAGTACCTCCTTCACAGTGTTGCCAAAGGAAGGATGGCATCCCATGA